The genomic window TTATCAGTAAAAGAGAATGAACATATCCAGTTTCGCTTTTCTCAAGGGAATTCCAGTGATATCCTTCAACAACTAAAATCTGATGCAATCGACATCGCCATTTGCTCTAAAATTGATGAGGACCCTGAGATTCACTTCGACATTTTAGCAGAGCAAGAAATCGTTGTCGTCGTCCCAAATGATCACGTGTTAAGCAAACAAAATAAGGTTACACTGAAAGCTCTTGCTGAGTATGCCTTTGTCTACTACAACAAGCAAAGCGGGCTCCGACCATACATAGATGAGATTCTTCATAAGCAAAATATTCAACCAGTCGTTACCTGTGAAGTCGAGGAAGATCACAGTATGCTAGGCTTTGTCGGCTGTAATTACGGCGTTGCAATCATGCCGGATATCCCCTCGATCTCTGCTTATCCGGTAAAACGATTGATGATTTCTGATAAAATTCCTTCCCGCTATATCTACCTCGCTACTAAAAAGAGCAAAAAGAAAACACCTGCCGTACAAAAGTTTTACGACTATTGTATAGAAAAAAGCTTGACTATAAAAACAGATAGATTTAGTTGAAGAGGGACCATAGACAACTCAAAAGAGAACTGATACGGCATTGTTTCAATCGTATCAGTTCTCTTTCTATAGTAATAGCTTACGCAACCTTCAGCTGTTGCCCAATATAAATGACATCACCTGAAAGACTATTCAAGCGTTGTAATTGTTGAATCGATGTTGAATACTGAATCGCCAATCCCCAGAGTGTATCTCCACTCTTCACGGTATGCGTCTTGCCATTGCCGGTGTTTGTTGTACCGCCTGAGCTTGAGCTCCCCCCTGTATTACTACTTGAAGAACCGCTACCTTTTTTCACAATTAAACGTTGGCCTGGATGAATGATATCACCACTGATATTATTCCAGCTACGCAGATTCGCGATACTCACACCATTCGCGCTTGATATCGCCCACAAACTATCTCCGGATTTTACGGTATAGTACGTATCTGTCGTACTCGTTGATCCTCCAGTGTTACCACCAGACGATGAGCCGCCCGTATTGCCTCCCGTGCTGCCACCTGATGAGCCGCTGCCTTTTTTCACGATCAGGCGTTGGCCTGGATAAATGATATCGCCGCTGATATTATTCCAGCTGCGCAGATTCGCGATACTCACACCATTCGCACTTGATATCGCCCACAAGCTGTCCCCGGATTTTACGGTATAGTACGTATCTGTCGTACTCGTTGATCCTCCAGTGTTACCACCAGACGATGAACCGCCTGTATTGCCTCCCGTGCTGCCACCTGATGAACCACTGCCTTTTTTCACGATCAGGCGTTGGCCAGGATAAATGATATCGCCACTGATATTATTCCAGCTACGCAGATTCGCGATACTCACACCATTCGCGCTTGATATCGCCCACAAGCTGTCTCCGGATTTTACGGTATAGTACGTATCTGTCGTACTCGTTGATCCTCCAGTGTTACCACCAGACGATGAACCGCCTGTATTGCCTCCCGTACTGCCACCTGATGAACCACTGCCTTTTTTCACAATCAGCTTTTGACCAATGTAAATTGTATCACTAGACAGATTATTCCAACCTTTGATAGAGGCAATTGTTGTACCATATCTGCTTGCCAATGCCCATAAGCTATCACCGGAAGCAACTGTATGAATCGTGTCATTCGCGTTGCTTCCTGTATTACCGCCTGTACTTCCGCCTTCATTTCCACCCGTATTGCCACCTGTATTTCCCCCAGTTGATGGTGTATCGTACTGAGTTAAATTATTCGCAGCAATCAAAGAGTTTAATTTTGCCCCATAGCTTGGATCTGTTGCATATCGGCCAGTCAACCAAGCCGTTGCATCCATATAAGAGTTCGTATTGCTTTTCCACGTTCCTGAATAAAAGTAGACACCCGATTGGAAAGAGGTATTTCTCAGTACATAGGCATTATCATAGAATGATTCCGTATAAGACGGATATTTACGAAAAGCCGCATTAACAATGACATCCTGCCCGTTGATCACTTCCCAAGTATTCATATAGACACTTTGCCCATTATACGCACCTTTGATACCAAATAAGTTGTAATTTGGTGCTTGAGATAACGTACTGGCACCTGAACCACTTTCCAGAATCGCCTGAGCAATCATGACAGAAGCATACAGATCATTCGCAGCCGCAACAGTTTGCGCCTGACCGGCAATACTGGCAATAAACGATGAAGTACTAACAGCACTTCTTGCGGATGCAGCAAACGAGCTAATTCCGGCGAGAGAATCAATTGTTGTTGAGTCTTCTTCTGAAATAGCCGGCTCTTCCGAATTTTCCTCAGAAGACTCAACCGTAGGAACCTCCAGATTACTTTCTTCTGTGCTTCCTTCTACTTCAGAAGAATCAATTGTTTCTTCTGTTTGACTGGTTTCTTCTGTCTGAGTAGACTCTTCAGTCGTAGCTGTTCCTTCATTGCTACTTTCCTGTATGTTGGCTAACCCATCTTGCATTTGTTCCGTATATGTACCAACAGATGGGGTGATTTCTGCGCTGTTTGCGCCATCTTCGGTTGCCTCAACAAGGAGTGGTCCCACCACAGTTGAACCGGCGATGGATGAAACAGCTAAAGCTGAACTAAATACAGTAGTGCCCTTTTTCAAGTGTAGAGAAGCTTTCTGATATTGTTCCGCTTTCCTTCTTTCTTTACGTGATCGCTTTTCCATTATTAAGTCCTCCGTATGTTAATAAAAGCATGAAAATCTTCAATAATTAGTATACCTCTTTTCAATATAAATTTAAAGTTATATCACAACAAAACGATTCTTATTAATTTCCCATATCTTTAACATTTAAAAACAAAATTTTGTCCATTTGTTCTTTGACTTTCTTCTATTTTCCTTTCATTTCTGATCATAAAACGCTTCTCAGACTTTAGACTGATTTCCCTCTTTACCTTAGACCGATTTTGCTTAAAACCTCTTGTTATTCCGGCAATAAAAATTTATAGTGTACATGAGAGAAAGATAATAGTAAGAATAGAAATGAGGGAAAAAAATGAATAAAGAGCACTTTTTAATTGAACTTAAAATATACTTAAAACCCCTTTCCTATCAACAACAAGCTGCCATTTTGGATAAATACGAAGAAATCTTCGATGATCGTGTAGCAGCAGGAGAGTCAGAAGAACAGGTAGCAAAAAGCTTAGGCAAACCACGTACGATCGCAGAAGAAATTCTTCAGGAATTCGATATCGATGTTCCAGAAAAACGTCTGACCAAAGATGGTTGGCAAGAGATTTCTTCATCTCAGACATACGATGACTATAATCAACCTGAAAACGAGCACCCTTATGATTATTATGATGAGGACCCTTACTACAAGAATAGACCGCAAAATCCAAGGTTTAGAGCACTAAAAATCTGTGCATTATTGGCTTTTGATTTTCTATTTATGTTCTGGATGTTTTTCGCCTTTGCAGCGGTTGTATTTTCACTTTGGCTAGCAGCTGTCATTCTTGTCTTGTCTCCAATTTTAGGTACTTACTCACTAATTATCGGTTTCAACGATGCAGGGTTATTCCAACTGTTCTTTAGTATTTTCCTTTGCGGAGCAGGAATTATCGGCACAATGATTTTACTGCCATTGACTAAACTATTCTTTTCATCATTAAAACGTTACATCGCTTGGCATGGTGTTGTGTTCGGGGGGAGAGCTTAAAATGAAAAAAACGACTATTTTCTTCTTGCTTACTGGTATATTAACAATGGCTGTTGGAGGAATCGGCAGTGCCATTTTCTATCAACGAGCACAGACCACCATGATAGAACATATAAATGACAGCTATACTATCAAAAATAAGGACAAAATCAAAACGCTTAATTTGAAGCTTTCAGGTAATGCTGATTATGTTATTCAAGGCACCACTGACAGTGATGTCTCAATGGAAGCACGAAGCAGTGTGACGGAACCCTTAAAAGGCTCTCTCGATGTTGAAGAGTCCGGCGACACGCTAACGGTTTCTGTCAACGGGAAACAAAGCAATGGGACCTTTGATAATTTTCGATTTGGGTTCCACATAGAGAGTTCTCAGATTGTGTTGACAGTTCCTAACGATATCGATATTATAAACATTAGTGATGATGCATCTAGCTATATTGATTTATCCAACTTTTCAAACAAAGAAATTTCGATGAAACTAAAAAATTCTGACGTCTCTGCAAGCTCACTGGCTTCCGAAAAAGTGAAGATTACTGGTAAAAGCAGTGATATCAACTTCTGGGGCGATTCAAAAATCGATGAGTTGACAATAGAAACAGAACATGGTCAGATTGATTTGAACAACTTTGTTGGTAGCAGCGTTGATTTATCAACCTCTTCTGGAGATATTTATCTTTCTGAAGTAAAAAGTACAACAACAAATATAACTTCAAAAAATGGTGAGATTTCTTTATATAATCTACGCGGCGAAGCTGATGTTTCCGGTAATAACGGATCGATTTATCTTTACGGAGAAGAATTCCCAGATAAGCTGAATGCAACAATGGAGCATGGAGATATTGAACTTTCCCTTTATGGAGAAATCAAAAATCTAGCTATCGATATTGACACAGACCTTGGCGATAAAGAGATTTTCGGTGAAGAAAGAAGCTCTTATACTATAGGTAGTGGAAAAAATGAGTTCAATTTAAAAACAAAAACTGGTGATATTAATGTCTACGGCGATTACTATTACGACGAAGAATACACGGATGAAGACTAGGATCACATAATCATGAATTTTGGGAAGGTTGGGATAAATATATCTCAGCCTTTTTGATTTTAAAAAAAAATTTTGAGCCCACTTTCTACATCGGTGTTTCATTAACATTTTATTAAACGGCAAGTAATCCAGTATTTCAAATCCTCCACATGAGGTATACTTGTAAAGATATGCAAAAAAAGCAGAATTTTTTTCGAAAGGACACATCTTAATGAAACATAAAACAACTTATCAATTAACAGGAAGCGCCTTTCTTCTGGTATTTATCCTCTTAGGAACGATTGTCAAATTCTCACCTGAACGTCTAAACGGTTTCGATCAGACACTCACAGCCTTGATTCGGACACCTTATCCTGCACTCAATCAGCTTTTCATCGGATATACAAAGCTTGCGAATCCTATGACAGTTGCGGTTATTGCAGTTATCATAGGCTGTCTTTTGGCTTTGAAAAAGCATTACATAGAAGCTGGCTGGTTATTGATCAATACAGGCTTTGCAGCAGGTATTTTGAATTCACTTATCAAGCTTGTTTTTATGCGAGAACGGCCAACATTGGAACATTTGGTTGTTGAACATAGCTATAGCTTTCCAAGCGGTCACTCTACAGGTAGTATGTTGCTTTATGGTACAATTATTATGCTGTTGCCGCTATTTATTAAGAAAAAATCAATCTGTCGCTCATTGCAGCTTTTGCTGGGGATCGGCATTCTGTTTATTGGTATCAGTAGGATTTATCTTGGTGTACATTTCCCAAGCGACATACTTGGCGGGTTCAGCTTTGGCCTGTCGTGGCTTCTTCTTACCTATCCGCTCTATCAAAAAGCACGGGGCAATTGGCAGACTAAATACAAACAAACGAAGAAAGAAGAATCTTAATGAAGACATTTACTTATACAGACGATTCAGCGAAACGTTACCATTCATGGAACTATGCGCTTCGCCAGCAATTTGGTGGAAAAATTTTTAAAGTTCCGGTTGATGGTGGCTTCGACTGTCCCAACCGAGATGGAACTGTAGCAAAAGGCGGTTGTACTTTCTGTAGCGTCTCTGGTTCCGGGGACATGATTGTTGCGCCTCACGATCCATTACCTGTTCAATTTCAAAAAGAAATACAGATGATGCATGGGAAATGGCCCAATGTAGAACAATACATCGTCTACTTCCAAAACTTTACAAATACACATGCACCTGTAGAAGTCATTCGTCATCGCTTTGAACAGGTCGTTAACGAAAAAGGTGTTGTCGGTCTGGCAATCGGAACCAGACCAGATTGTCTACCAGACGAAGTGGTAGAATATCTTGCAGAGTTGAATGAACGTTATTATCTATGGGTCGAGCTAGGTCTGCAAACAACCTATGAAGACACCAGCTCCGCAATCAATCGCGCCCATGATTATCAGACTTACCTTGATGGAGTCGCAAAGCTTAGAAAGCACAATATTCGCGTCTGTACCCATCTAATCAACGGCTTACCAGGAGAAAGCATAGAGATGATGCGGGAAAACGTGCGCAGAACCATTCTTGATTCTGACATTCAAGGAATCAAGCTGCACTTGCTCCATCTTATGACGAACACAAAAATGATGAGAGATTACAATGAAGGGCGTCTACAATTGATGACCCGCGAAGATTATGTCACTGTCATTTGTGACCAATTGGAAATGATTCCACCAGAAATCATCATCCATCGTCTAACCGGCGATGCCCCCTATGACTCACTAATAGGACCTATGTGGAGTTTGAAGAAATGGGAAGTCCTGAATGCCATTGATAACGAGTTGAAAAGGCGTGACAGTTATCAAGGAAAATATAATGTTCGTTTAGGTAAGAAGGTGCTTGTGTAATGCTGCAAACAGCACTTCATTTTAGCCATACACTCCTAAAAGAAATTATTCAGCCTAATGACCATGTGATTGATGCGACGATGGGCAACGGAAATGATACGGCTTTTCTAGCAGAGCTTGTTGGAAAAAACGGAAAAGTTTATGCGTTTGATGTTCAAGAGATTGCCCTTCATAACACAGAAAAACGGCTACAAGAAAATGAGTTATCCACTCAAGCAATTCTTTTTCACCAAGGCCACGAATCGATTGGAGAAGTAATTGCAGATGATATCCCTATAAAAGCAGCCGTGTTTAACCTTGGCTACCTACCAAAAAGCGATAAAGAAATCATTACGCTACCCAATACCACTAAAATAGCCATCGAAGCTATTCTTGATCGCTTAGTTTCGAAGGGACGGATCATATTAGTCGTCTATTATGGGCATAAAGGCGGTGAGCAGGAGTTGGCAATGGTCAGTGAATTCTGTCAAACACTCCCTCAAAAAGAGTACAATGTACTCAGCTATCAGTTTATCAATCAGGCCAATCAGCCTCCGATTCTATATTGCATTGAAAAGAAATAGAATGTACACATAGCTAAATGTTTTTTTACGAAAGAGCAATGAATTCTTCTTGGTGGATTCATCGCTCTTTTTATATGTCTGCTAAAGAATTTTACTTTTACAAAATTCCTTATACACATTTTAGTTTCATCTGAGTCTAAAAATTTAAAAACCTATGCACTAGTGATCATGCTAGCGATCAGCAAAAGTATGTTTAACAGGAAAAGAATGGATGCTCTATTTATACAATCTAATTCTCAATTGTATTTTGTAGTATCCACTTAAACGTCTTCTTCTCTTTGCAGACAGAAAAAATCTTTCGAATATTTTCTAATGATAATCACAAAATTATTTCTCTATTTTCAGCTCAGTTTATTGATTAGTCATGTCAGAAAAGCAAAAGTTTGGGCAAAAACTAGTAAAATAATGATTTTTACCTAAAACAAGTTATTCATCTTTTGAACTAATATAATCTCATCTTTTCTGCTGAAAAACATAATAAACCAACACCCCTTTTCCAGTTTCTCCCTCTAACCGAGTCCTTCTTATCTAAAAATGAACACAATAATTTTATGAATTTTCTGTCAATTTATCTTTTCTATCATTATTTTTTAATCATTTTGATAAATCAATCATTTAATCTTCGTAACTCTTTCATTATAAAAATTGTTAGACTATAATTAAAACGGATGAAATAATCCAATAAAAATTAGGAGGGACAATTATGAATAAGTTTGTGGAGTTTATGGAAAAACGCTTCATACCTGTTGCATCAAAAATTGGTGCACAACGTCATTTGGTTGCGATTCGTGATTCATTCATGGTCAGTATGCCATTGATGATTCTGGGTGCCTTAGCAGTTATGATCAATAACTTGCCAATTCCCGGATTCCAAGAACTGATGAATTCTATTTTCGGCGGAGAAGCTTGGAAAGGATTCGGTGGTGCTGCCTGGAACGGAACGTTTGCTATTCTTTCTGTACTGATTGCATTTTTACTCGCTTATAATTTAGCAAACCATTACCGTAAAGACGGCGCTGCAGCCGGTGTTATTTCCTTAGGTTCATTCTTCGCATTAGGTGGAGCTTTAGGAATGAGCTCAACTGGATTGTTTATTGCAATCATTGTAGGAATCATCTCAACTGAAATTTATGTTCGTTTAGCTGACAATCCAAAATTGATTATCAAAATGCCGGAGGGTGTACCACCTGCAGTAGCAAAAGCCTTTGCTTCTCTACTACCTGCAATGATCACGATTTCACTGTTTGCGTTAGTTGCTGCGATCTTCGCAGGATTTGGCGTACCTGATATCGTTGGTGCATTCTACACATTGGTTCAAGAACCTTTCATGGGCTTGGCCAACTCTTATCCATCTGCACTATTGTTGGCATTTATTGCACCATTCCTATGGTTCTTCGGTTTGCACGGCGCAAACATGATCGATCCATTGATGCAAACAATCAATGCTCCAGCAATTGAAGCTAACGTAAAGGCGATCTCAGCTGGTGATCCCGCACCCTTCATCGTTAACAAACCGTTCTTTGACAGCTTTGTTAACTTAGGAGGAACAGGAGCTACAATCGGTCTTTTGATTGCAGTTTACTTAGTTGGACGTAAGAGCAAAGCCAACATGGTTATTGCTAACCTGTCTATCGGACCTGGGATCTTCAATATCAATGAACCAGTATTGTTCGGTTTACCAATCGTACTAAATCCGATTATGTTCATCCCGTTCATTCTGACACCAATGGTTCTGGTATCTGTTGCTTACTTTGCAACTAGCATGGGCTTAGTACCAGTAGCAACTGTTATGCCACCATGGGTAACACCGCCAATCATCGGTGGCGTACTAGCTACAAGCAGCATTGCTGGAGGCGTTCTTGCAGCAGTCAATGTGGTTATTTCTGTCCTTATCTATGTACCTTTCGTCAAAATTTCTGTTATGCAGGAAGAAAAACGAGCAACGACAGAAGAACAAGCATAGCAAAAAAATCCTCGCTCTGAAAAGGGCGAGGATTTTTTTATTCTAATACAAACTGATTGTCAATTCATCATCAGTTGACATACCTTAGATAGCCAAAAGAGGCATTAAATAGCCCTTTATATCAGCATTTATGTTTATTGTATGTCAATCGAATATCAATCATTTTTCTATTATGATTCTTTTTTTGCCCCTTTTTTGCCCCTTTTCAAAGTTCAATATCACATTTTCTTATCATATCGTCGCCCCTTTAATTCTCGACAAAGAGAACTAATGTTCGTATAATGTTTTTGAGGTGATTATATGAGATATGTAAAAACTGTTCATCTCAAAGAAAAGACAACAGCTTATACTTATTTCTATAGAATGAAAGTTCAACCATTCAGACGGCTATCAGCGGATCAATTCAAAATCGATGATACTTACTATCAAATCTGGACTTTCAACTCTAGAACTGAAAGGAACTACATTGCTGCTTTTCCTGTCACTCATGCTGATCACTTTCATATTTTCGAGCTAGCGCTTGAGGAAACAGGACACACACAATTCAAAAAAGAAAGTAAGCTATCAGACTTTTCAACTAAAAAAATTATGCGCTATAGCGATCTAAGAGAAGAGATATTTAGGAAGGAAGGTATTTCGTATGAATAAAAGAGCCTGCACCGGAATAGCAGATAAAATCAGACTCGTTTCTGCTTTTCCTAATATGTTAGTCAGATTTACATTGCACACTCGAACAGAAGACATCAATTGCTTTGTCGCAAAACGTGACTTAGCAAACCTAGTAATGTTCTTGGATGATAATACTTTCGAACTGTCTGTATTCGGTCATTACAACAATAGAAATCAATTAATCATCGAGAAATTCGCTGTAAGGAATCCAAATTCGTTCATCAGGGAATTTGTGAGTAAGCCTCTCAAGGCGATTGCTCAATGAATCTGATAGATGAATACGAGGCTCATTTAATCAGTTATGAGGAGTTTCAACATCATTTGTGGGGATCTGGGCAACAGCTGATAAACGCGGTGGGTCTTGATAAATTTATCTTCTATCTAAATGCTGCAGAAAATGAATATTATAAAGAAGAGGACTAGCTTTTAGCTGTCCTCTTTCGCATATCTATAAGTAACATGACCTCCATGTGTTGCCTCTCCAACAATGCTCGTCCTATCTTCCCTCTTCGTCCAAGCTTCTCTAAATAGAAAGAATTCATCGTTTGATACTTTTAGCTCGTCGATCTCCCCAGACGCAAGCTGTTCTAACAGTTCCTCGAATTTGTTTACCACTTTTACCACTCCAATCTAGATGATTATACTACAATAGGGCAAAAAAATAAGCCGGTCTCTTTTACAGAGACCGAACTTTCCTTGCTATTGAATTTTCAAGAACCACTCACTAAAGTGGATATCAGAATGGCCACCGGCAGTATTACCAGATGCATCGTTGGTGCAACGTGCCATTACATAGACTGTCTTTCCTTTAAATCTATTAATGTCAAAGTGAACATCAAATCCAGCTTTACCATTTTTAGTCACATCTGGGCGATTTACTCCTGGGGCTTTAACTCTTGCAAGTTCACGTTTAGTATTTTTGTCCATGATAAAAATGAACTCATACTTGTAATTTCCAGTATGCCATCCTGCCACATACAATTTTCCTTTCGGTTTCTCACCAAAACGATCGAGATGTGCTTTTGATTTGCTTCCATCTATTTTTACTGGATTTCCGGCACCCGATACTGTTCCATCTACAGGTGCTTTGTTCACATTGTTATTTCCATTATTCACAGTTGCTAGACTACCTGACAACCTGAATCCCTCTGCAATTCCATCACAGATAGCTTGAGCGATTGCCTGTTTGTTCGCTTTATATTTTGCTGCATCAGAAGCATTTGAAACAAAGCAGACTTCAAGCAAAGCACTACTCATCCCCATATTTTTAGCCGTTTGAATAACTGTAAAATTGGTTCTCTTAACACCTCTGTTCGTAAAGAATTTACTCAGTTTCTCCATCACTTTCTGCTCGACTGCAACAGAGTTTTCAGAGGTTGTCACATAAATTTCAGTACCATGTGCAGAAATATTCTCAACGGAGTTAAAGTGTACTTCAAATACATAATCATAACTACGCGCAAAAGGGATCGAACCACTTTGGATATTCGCAAAAGCATTGATAGATTGATTTAATACAGTAACATCTGCCCCTTTGGCTTTTAAAAGAGGTGCTAGCCGATTAACAACATCTCTCGTTTCAGTTGCTTCTACAAGTCCGTTCCCT from Enterococcus sp. 9E7_DIV0242 includes these protein-coding regions:
- a CDS encoding phosphatase PAP2 family protein produces the protein MKHKTTYQLTGSAFLLVFILLGTIVKFSPERLNGFDQTLTALIRTPYPALNQLFIGYTKLANPMTVAVIAVIIGCLLALKKHYIEAGWLLINTGFAAGILNSLIKLVFMRERPTLEHLVVEHSYSFPSGHSTGSMLLYGTIIMLLPLFIKKKSICRSLQLLLGIGILFIGISRIYLGVHFPSDILGGFSFGLSWLLLTYPLYQKARGNWQTKYKQTKKEES
- a CDS encoding LysM peptidoglycan-binding domain-containing protein, giving the protein MEKRSRKERRKAEQYQKASLHLKKGTTVFSSALAVSSIAGSTVVGPLLVEATEDGANSAEITPSVGTYTEQMQDGLANIQESSNEGTATTEESTQTEETSQTEETIDSSEVEGSTEESNLEVPTVESSEENSEEPAISEEDSTTIDSLAGISSFAASARSAVSTSSFIASIAGQAQTVAAANDLYASVMIAQAILESGSGASTLSQAPNYNLFGIKGAYNGQSVYMNTWEVINGQDVIVNAAFRKYPSYTESFYDNAYVLRNTSFQSGVYFYSGTWKSNTNSYMDATAWLTGRYATDPSYGAKLNSLIAANNLTQYDTPSTGGNTGGNTGGNEGGSTGGNTGSNANDTIHTVASGDSLWALASRYGTTIASIKGWNNLSSDTIYIGQKLIVKKGSGSSGGSTGGNTGGSSSGGNTGGSTSTTDTYYTVKSGDSLWAISSANGVSIANLRSWNNISGDIIYPGQRLIVKKGSGSSGGSTGGNTGGSSSGGNTGGSTSTTDTYYTVKSGDSLWAISSANGVSIANLRSWNNISGDIIYPGQRLIVKKGSGSSGGSTGGNTGGSSSGGNTGGSTSTTDTYYTVKSGDSLWAISSANGVSIANLRSWNNISGDIIHPGQRLIVKKGSGSSSSNTGGSSSSGGTTNTGNGKTHTVKSGDTLWGLAIQYSTSIQQLQRLNSLSGDVIYIGQQLKVA
- a CDS encoding N-acetylmuramoyl-L-alanine amidase, with the translated sequence MVKILLISGHGQGDPGTRGNGLVEATETRDVVNRLAPLLKAKGADVTVLNQSINAFANIQSGSIPFARSYDYVFEVHFNSVENISAHGTEIYVTTSENSVAVEQKVMEKLSKFFTNRGVKRTNFTVIQTAKNMGMSSALLEVCFVSNASDAAKYKANKQAIAQAICDGIAEGFRLSGSLATVNNGNNNVNKAPVDGTVSGAGNPVKIDGSKSKAHLDRFGEKPKGKLYVAGWHTGNYKYEFIFIMDKNTKRELARVKAPGVNRPDVTKNGKAGFDVHFDINRFKGKTVYVMARCTNDASGNTAGGHSDIHFSEWFLKIQ
- a CDS encoding TIGR01212 family radical SAM protein (This family includes YhcC from E. coli K-12, an uncharacterized radical SAM protein.) — encoded protein: MKTFTYTDDSAKRYHSWNYALRQQFGGKIFKVPVDGGFDCPNRDGTVAKGGCTFCSVSGSGDMIVAPHDPLPVQFQKEIQMMHGKWPNVEQYIVYFQNFTNTHAPVEVIRHRFEQVVNEKGVVGLAIGTRPDCLPDEVVEYLAELNERYYLWVELGLQTTYEDTSSAINRAHDYQTYLDGVAKLRKHNIRVCTHLINGLPGESIEMMRENVRRTILDSDIQGIKLHLLHLMTNTKMMRDYNEGRLQLMTREDYVTVICDQLEMIPPEIIIHRLTGDAPYDSLIGPMWSLKKWEVLNAIDNELKRRDSYQGKYNVRLGKKVLV
- a CDS encoding DUF1700 domain-containing protein; translated protein: MNKEHFLIELKIYLKPLSYQQQAAILDKYEEIFDDRVAAGESEEQVAKSLGKPRTIAEEILQEFDIDVPEKRLTKDGWQEISSSQTYDDYNQPENEHPYDYYDEDPYYKNRPQNPRFRALKICALLAFDFLFMFWMFFAFAAVVFSLWLAAVILVLSPILGTYSLIIGFNDAGLFQLFFSIFLCGAGIIGTMILLPLTKLFFSSLKRYIAWHGVVFGGRA
- a CDS encoding PTS sugar transporter subunit IIC — translated: MNKFVEFMEKRFIPVASKIGAQRHLVAIRDSFMVSMPLMILGALAVMINNLPIPGFQELMNSIFGGEAWKGFGGAAWNGTFAILSVLIAFLLAYNLANHYRKDGAAAGVISLGSFFALGGALGMSSTGLFIAIIVGIISTEIYVRLADNPKLIIKMPEGVPPAVAKAFASLLPAMITISLFALVAAIFAGFGVPDIVGAFYTLVQEPFMGLANSYPSALLLAFIAPFLWFFGLHGANMIDPLMQTINAPAIEANVKAISAGDPAPFIVNKPFFDSFVNLGGTGATIGLLIAVYLVGRKSKANMVIANLSIGPGIFNINEPVLFGLPIVLNPIMFIPFILTPMVLVSVAYFATSMGLVPVATVMPPWVTPPIIGGVLATSSIAGGVLAAVNVVISVLIYVPFVKISVMQEEKRATTEEQA
- a CDS encoding DUF4097 family beta strand repeat-containing protein; translation: MKKTTIFFLLTGILTMAVGGIGSAIFYQRAQTTMIEHINDSYTIKNKDKIKTLNLKLSGNADYVIQGTTDSDVSMEARSSVTEPLKGSLDVEESGDTLTVSVNGKQSNGTFDNFRFGFHIESSQIVLTVPNDIDIINISDDASSYIDLSNFSNKEISMKLKNSDVSASSLASEKVKITGKSSDINFWGDSKIDELTIETEHGQIDLNNFVGSSVDLSTSSGDIYLSEVKSTTTNITSKNGEISLYNLRGEADVSGNNGSIYLYGEEFPDKLNATMEHGDIELSLYGEIKNLAIDIDTDLGDKEIFGEERSSYTIGSGKNEFNLKTKTGDINVYGDYYYDEEYTDED
- a CDS encoding LysR family transcriptional regulator, which codes for MNFRHLEYFVKLAENEHMRLTAEQLNTSQPNLSHAISVLEKELGVALFEKKGRNIYLTRYGKIFYDYVSSGLHQLYSGKQMLQEIASPEIGQIQLGFIYTMGSSLTPILAKQFLSVKENEHIQFRFSQGNSSDILQQLKSDAIDIAICSKIDEDPEIHFDILAEQEIVVVVPNDHVLSKQNKVTLKALAEYAFVYYNKQSGLRPYIDEILHKQNIQPVVTCEVEEDHSMLGFVGCNYGVAIMPDIPSISAYPVKRLMISDKIPSRYIYLATKKSKKKTPAVQKFYDYCIEKSLTIKTDRFS
- a CDS encoding tRNA (mnm(5)s(2)U34)-methyltransferase — protein: MLQTALHFSHTLLKEIIQPNDHVIDATMGNGNDTAFLAELVGKNGKVYAFDVQEIALHNTEKRLQENELSTQAILFHQGHESIGEVIADDIPIKAAVFNLGYLPKSDKEIITLPNTTKIAIEAILDRLVSKGRIILVVYYGHKGGEQELAMVSEFCQTLPQKEYNVLSYQFINQANQPPILYCIEKK